The DNA region GGCATTGATCATTGCATTATGGTCCTAGCTCATAACCTGTAGTTTTCTGCATGAGAAAAGAACTCTTGCTTTTGTGTGTCTTATTGTGATACTTACCCACATCTTTACTTATTTTTCAGGTCACGAACTGCTGTGGCCCCCTTAGAACGTATGAAGATATTGTTACAGGTAGCCGCCCCTTCTTTGccaaggaaaaaaaaaagttatttattgtTTGTCATGAGAAACCAGATGACTTTACCATTGTTGACAACAAGTTTGTAATTCTCattcttgttttgttatgtttgattaagttGTAGTTTAACTGTATCTCAAGGGCCATTAGGTACTGGGTTATAGGAACAGAAGATTCAAGTAACTAGTTTTTTTATGTTCATTTTTACGGagattttttttgggttaaatgtCAGTTATGCGGAGGATCTAAATTGTTTTCTGAATTTCTTGTATAATTGTGGACTTAATTGACTCTCTTGTTGCTTTAAGCAGTCATCTGAATGTCATGCAGGTGCAAAATCCACATAACATCAAGTACAATGGTACAATTCAAGGCCTGAAATACATTTGGAGAGCTGAAGGTATAAGAGGATTGTTCAAGGGCAATGGCACCAATTGTGCTCGTATAGTACCAAACTCAGCAGTCAAGTTCTTCAGCTATGAACAAGCTTCCAAGTATGACACCTCCTAATATAATTTCATCGTCTTGATCTATATTTGTTTCTTTCTAGATGATCCAAATCTGGCTTTCGAATGTCAGTGGATAATTGATTTGTCCTAAAATATGACTGTACTTTTCATATGTTTGCTTATATTGACATCTTCCTGTCGTCTCCTGtgcatctatatatatataataatgtatcTCTTTCTTCTTTCACCTGACTGACTATTCACATCATGCGTTTAATGATGAGCTTATGATGTTACAGGGGTATATTATTACTATACAGGAGGCAAACTGGAAATGGTATGTATATgtgtttcttttcttttaagcagttattttcttcttcttgagttTAATGATGGGCTGTTGTTTCCTTAAGATTTTATTTCGAGATAGGTGGAGTCAACAATATTTGGTGGTAATTAAGATATTTGATTGTATATTCTCTAGTTAATGGATACCACCACACACCTTAATGATAGTAATTGAAAACCATAGTTTCTAGGGTTTTCTTTGGGGCTATATGTATGTTCATCTGTTTTTTAAGttaatacaatttaatatttattctaaaaaccTATGGCTTGTTGGATGTGGTTTATCTATCCCAAAACATGAAATAAAACTAAGaatatttttgtcatttgaccaaaataaataacttttttttcatcaaacaagattaaaGAACTTCCACAGACTCAAGAAGCTCTAGTCtttgaatgtttttataatAGCATTGTATGTATTTGAAAACCAACTGTCATCTTATTTCTGCAGATGATGCTCAGTTAACTCCTCTCCTGCGTCTTGGAGCTGGAGCTTGCGCTGGAATAATTGCCATGTCTGCAACCTACCCGATGGATATGGTTCGTGGAAGACTGACAGTACAGGTAATATGAATCTTTTGTAGGATTGTTACCCATCTGATAATTAATCCTcgttttttctaatttttattttgactttGCAGACAGAAAACTCTCCTTTTCAGTATAGAGGAATCACCCATGCTCTGTCAACTGTTCTTCGGGAGGAGGGCCCACGGGCGTTGTATAAAGGCTGGCTTCCTTCAGTTATTGGTGttgtaagttttattttttggttcATTGAATTCCTGCAGATTGATCTTAATAACTAAGCTTCACTTCATCTTTTGCAGGTTCCATATGTGGGGCTGAACTTTGCTGTGTATGAATCTCTCAAGGACTGGTTGATAAAGAAAAAACCGTTTGGGCTTGTTGAAGACTCTGAGTTGAGTGTAACAACTAGGCTTGCGTGTGGAGCTGCTGCAGGAACTGTAGGTCAAACAATTGCTTATCCTCTTGATGTGATTCGTCGTAGAATGCAGATGGTTGGTTGGAGTCATGCATCTTCTATTGTTACGGGTGATGGAAGGAGCAAGGCTCCACTTGAATACACCGGCATGGTTGATGCTTTCAGGAAGACTGTCCGTTATGAAGGTTTCCGAGCCTTGTACAAGGGTTTGGTCCCCAATTCAGTCAAGGTCAGTCTCTTTTTTCTTTCGATTTTGCAACTCTGCCAACAaaactaagagcttgtttgatgaaaatgtggattatttgggttaaatgattaaaatattataaaaattaaagttattttggtattttagaCTATGATTTGATGAAGTAATTGATAATGGGAATCGGATTGTTTTAGTAATCTCATGTCAATTTCTCcattattcaaattatccaTCAAAATACCAAACTATCAAACAAGGGCTGCTTTAAGAAACccatattattttcaaataaccctacatCAAATAAGGTCCAAATTGTGATGAGattgtttacattttcttttcaGGTAGTTCCATCGATAGCGATTGCTTTTGTGACGTATGAGCAAATTAAGGTTCTCTTGGGAGTTGAGATTAGGATCTCAGATTAATTAATCGACAGATTTCAAAACCTTTGGAAGgtcttttgagttttttttcctTGGTAGCAGACCTGATAGAAAGGAAACAAAGTGGTCGTTGACATCCTCGTCTCTTCTCGAAAGAGAAGAGTCGCAGAGGTGAGAGATGATGGCGGTTGGATATTCCTgctttaggtttagggtttggcgAATGCAAAACATTTTCTGTGCTATTTATTATATGAAGGCTTTATTTTACTTACCAATAAGCGCAACAAATTCTTTAAACACACTAGTGATTGTTTGTTTCTTTTGGATAAAAGAAaagatttgatttgattcaATTATCTCTTCTTCGGTTATTTCATCTACTGTTGTTTTAAGAAAACTAAGAAATTACATATTTAGAA from Impatiens glandulifera chromosome 5, dImpGla2.1, whole genome shotgun sequence includes:
- the LOC124937821 gene encoding mitochondrial adenine nucleotide transporter ADNT1: MASEDVKTGESAVSQFVNLAEEAKLAREGVKAPSYEVLSICKSLIAGGVAGGVSRTAVAPLERMKILLQVQNPHNIKYNGTIQGLKYIWRAEGIRGLFKGNGTNCARIVPNSAVKFFSYEQASKGILLLYRRQTGNDDAQLTPLLRLGAGACAGIIAMSATYPMDMVRGRLTVQTENSPFQYRGITHALSTVLREEGPRALYKGWLPSVIGVVPYVGLNFAVYESLKDWLIKKKPFGLVEDSELSVTTRLACGAAAGTVGQTIAYPLDVIRRRMQMVGWSHASSIVTGDGRSKAPLEYTGMVDAFRKTVRYEGFRALYKGLVPNSVKVVPSIAIAFVTYEQIKVLLGVEIRISD